From one Balaenoptera acutorostrata chromosome 6, mBalAcu1.1, whole genome shotgun sequence genomic stretch:
- the DNM1 gene encoding dynamin-1 isoform X3, giving the protein MGNRGMEDLIPLVNRLQDAFSAIGQNADLDLPQIAVVGGQSAGKSSVLENFVGRDFLPRGSGIVTRRPLVLQLVNATTEYAEFLHCKGKKFTDFEEVRQEIEAETDRVTGTNKGISPVPINLRVYSPHVLNLTLVDLPGMTKVPVGDQPPDIEFQIRDMLMQFVTKENCLILAVSPANSDLANSDALKVAKEVDPQGQRTIGVITKLDLMDEGTDARDVLENKLLPLRRGYIGVVNRSQKDIDGKKDITAALAAERKFFLSHPSYRHLADRMGTPYLQKVLNQQLTNHIRDTLPGLRNKLQSQLLSIEKEVEEYKNFRPDDPARKTKALLQMVQQFAVDFEKRIEGSGDQIDTYELSGGARINRIFHERFPFELVKMEFDEKELRREISYAIKNIHGIRTGLFTPDMAFETIVKKQVKKIREPCLKCVDMVISELISTVRQCTKKLQQYPRLREEMERIVTTHIREREGRTKEQVMLLIDIELAYMNTNHEDFIGFANAQQRSNQMNKKKASGNQDEILVIRKGWLTINNIGIMKGGSKEYWFVLTAENLSWYKDDEEKEKKYMLSVDNLKLRDVEKGFMSSKHIFALFNTEQRNVYKDYRQLELACETQEEVDSWKASFLRAGVYPERVGDKEKASETEENGSDNFMHSMDPQLERQVETIRNLVDSYMAIVNKTVRDLMPKTIMHLMINNTKEFIFSELLANLYSCGDQNTLMEESAEQAQRRDEMLRMYHALKEALSIIGDINTTTVSTPMPPPVDDSWLQVQSVPAGRRSPTSSPTPQRRAPAVPPARPGSRGPAPGPPPAGSALGGAPPVPSRPGASPDPFGPPPQVPSRPNRAPPGVPSRSGQASPSRPESPRPPFDL; this is encoded by the exons CGAGGATCTGGCATTGTCACCCGACGCCCCCTGGTCCTGCAGCTGGTCAATGCTACCACAG AATATGCTGAGTTCCTGCACTGCAAGGGCAAGAAATTCACCGACTTCGAGGAGGTGCGCCAGGAGATTGAGGCTGAGACCGACCGGGTGACTGGCACTAACAAGGGCATCTCTCCGGTGCCCATCAACCTCCGCGTCTACTCGCCGCACG TGCTGAACCTGACCTTAGTGGACCTGCCCGGAATGACCAAGGTCCCAGTGGGGGACCAGCCTCCCGACATCGAGTTCCAGATCCGGGACATGCTTATGCAGTTCGTCACCAAGGAGAATTGCCTCATCTTGGCCGTGTCCCCAGCCAACTCCGACCTGGCCAACTCTGATGCCCTCAAGGTCGCCAAGGAGGTGGACCCCCAGG GTCAGCGCACCATCGGGGTCATCACTAAGCTGGACCTGATGGACGAGGGCACAGATGCCCGTGATGTTCTGGAGAACAAGCTGCTCCCGCTGCGCAGAG GCTACATTGGAGTGGTGAACCGGAGCCAGAAGGACATCGATGGTAAGAAAGATATCACGGCTGCCTTGGCTGCTGAACGCAAGTTCTTCCTCTCCCACCCTTCCTACCGCCACTTGGCTGACCGCATGGGCACGCCCTACCTGCAGAAGGTCCTTAACCAG CAACTGACAAACCACATCCGGGACACGCTGCCAGGGCTGCGGAACAAGCTTCAGAGCCAGCTGCTGTCCATTGAGAAGGAGGTGGAGGAGTACAAGAACTTCCGCCCTGATGACCCAGCGCGCAAGACCAAGGCTCTGCTGCA GATGGTCCAGCAATTTGCTGTAGACTTTGAGAAGCGCATTGAGGGCTCAGGGGACCAGATCGACACCTATGAACTGTCGGGGGGAGCCCGCATCAACCGGATCTTCCATGAGCGCTTCCCCTTTGAGCTGGTCAAG ATGGAGTTTGACGAGAAGGAACTCCGAAGGGAGATCAGCTATGCCATCAAGAATATACATGGCATTAG AACGGGGCTCTTTACCCCAGACATGGCCTTTGAGACCATTGTGAAAAAGCAGGTGAAGAAGATCCGAGAACCGTGTCTCAAGTGTGTGGACATGGTTATCTCGGAGCTAATCAGCACCGTTAGACAGTGCACCAAGAAG ctccagcAGTACCCCCGGCTGCGGGAGGAGATGGAGCGCATCGTGACCACCCACATCCGGGAGCGCGAGGGTCGCACCAAGGAGCAG GTCATGCTCCTCATCGATATTGAACTGGCTTACATGAATACCAACCATGAGGACTTCATAGGCTTTGCCAA TGCTCAGCAGAGGAGCAACCAGATGAACAAGAAGAAGGCTTCAGGGAACCAG GATGAGATTCTG GTCATCCGGAAGGGCTGGCTGACCATCAACAACATCGGTATCATGAAGGGGGGCTCCAAGGAGTATTGGTTTGTGCTGACCGCCGAGAATCTGTCCTGGTACAAGGATGACGAG gagaaagagaagaaatacatGCTGTCCGTGGACAACCTGAAGCTGCGGGACGTGGAGAAGGGCTTCATGTCCAGCAAGCACATCTTTGCCCTCTTCAACACGGAGCAGAG GAACGTCTACAAGGATTATCGGCAGCTGGAACTGGCGTGCGAGACACAGGAGGAGGTGGATAGCTGGAAGGCCTCCTTCCTGAGGGCTGGCGTGTACCCCGAGCGTGTTGGG GACAAAGAGAAA GCCAGTGAGACGGAGGAGAATGGCTCAGACAACTTCATGCACTCCATGGACCCACAGCTGGAGCGGCAGGTGGAGACCATCCGGAACTTGGTGGACTCATACATGGCCATCGTCAACAAGACCGTCCGGGACCTCATGCCTAAGACCATCATGCACCTCATGATCAACAAT ACCAAGGAATTCATCTTCTCGGAGCTGCTGGCCAACCTGTACTCGTGCGGGGACCAGAACACACTGATGGAGGAGTCGGCCGAGCAGGCGCAGCGGCGCGACGAGATGCTGCGCATGTACCACGCACTGAAAGAGGCGCTCAGCATCATCGGCGACATCAACACGACCACTGTCAGCACGCCCATGCCCCCGCCCGTGGACGACTCCTGGCTGCAGGTGCAGAGCGTACCGGCTGGACGCAG GTCACCCACGTCCAGCCCCACACCGCAGCGCCGAGCCCCCGCGGTGCCCCCAGCCCGGCCCGGGTCGCGGGGCCCTGCTCCTGGGCCTCCGCCTGCTGGGTCCGCCCTAGGGGGGGCGCCCCCCGTGCCCTCCAGGCCGGGGGCTTCCCCTGACCCCTTCGGTCCTCCCCCCCAGGTGCCCTCGCGCCCCAACCGCGCCCCGCCCGGGGTCCCCAG CCGATCGGGTCAGGCAAGTCCATCCCGACCTGAGAGCCCCAGGCCCCCCTTCGACCTCTAA